The following coding sequences lie in one Pempheris klunzingeri isolate RE-2024b chromosome 13, fPemKlu1.hap1, whole genome shotgun sequence genomic window:
- the supt7l gene encoding STAGA complex 65 subunit gamma, whose product MMRYWGEIPGPAGAPPSRSSFDLLQREFRSVEMQDPPLHQPSAQRPRPTTMLDIPSEPCSLTIHTVQLCQHARRLRGLLAAAQAQAQGQSSAPSEGGSRLEEADTNLPLRPPTPPVMPDDLLPVDSKAPRQPFQLRHSDPESDFYKGKGEPVTELSWLSCRQLLYQSVATVLAHAGFESAQESVLETLTDLVHEHYLRLTRLLRVAVDREARLGASPFPDVVEQVFHEVGIGSVLALQRFWQVRIKDYHSYMLQVSKDLSEEYERLVNPEKALEDSKPLRIKEEPMSDISFPVSEEPEADLASGDQALPMGVLGAHGERLASGLDSDHSPHTSGGVGANNSPLWPQVKMEPQDGDDGQGAGHHHHHHHHHSVLGGDVFEEGGPMSTMSESGGAMAPSPGGTGSDASYASHSPDSLMGTSPVFTQRPKKRAKKI is encoded by the exons ATGATGCGTTACTGGGGTGAGATCCCTGGTCCTGCCGGGGCTCCTCCCAGTCGCAGCTCCTTTGACTTGCTCCAGCGCGAGTTTCGCTCAGTGGAGATGCAGGACCCTCCCCTGCACCAGCCCTCGGCCCAGCGTCCGCGGCCCACCACGATGCTGGACATCCCCTCAGAACCCTGCAGCCTCACCATCcacacagtgcagctgtgtCAGCATGCCCGCCGCCTCCGTGGCCTCTTGGCGGCAGcccaggctcaggctcagggtCAGAGCTCAGCGCCATCTGAGGGTGGCAgcaggctggaggaggctgaTACCAACCTGCCCCTTCGTCCTCCCACCCCACCTGTCATGCCAGATGATCTGCTTCCTGTGGACAGCAAAGCCCCACGGCAGCCCTTCCAGCTCCGCCACAGTGACCCTGAAAGTGACTTCTATAA AGGTAAAGGTGAGCCTGTCACAGAGCTGAGTTGGCTCTCCTGCAGGCAGCTCCTCTATCAGTCAGTGGCCACCGTCTTAGCCCACGCTGGCTTTGAGTCAGCCCAGGAGAGCGTGCTGGAGACCCTGACTGACCTGGTCCACGAGCATTACCTTCGCCTCACCCGCCTGCTGCGGGTAGCAGTGGACCGGGAGGCTCGGCTAGGAGCCAGTCCCTTTCCAGACGTGGTGGAGCAGGTGTTCCATGAGGTTGGCATCGGCAGCGTGCTGGCCCTGCAACGCTTCTGGCAGGTCAGGATCAAGGACTATCACAGCTACATGCTACAG GTGAGTAAGGATCTGTCAGAGGAGTACGAGCGACTGGTGAACCCGGAGAAGGCTCTGGAGGACTCCAAGCCCCTGAGGATCAAGGAGGAGCCCATGAGTGACATCTCCTTCCCGGTTAGCGAGGAGCCAGAGGCCGACCTGGCCTCAGGGGACCAAGCTCTGCCCATGGGGGTCCTCGGGGCCCACGGCGAGAGGCTGGCCTCGGGCCTGGACAGTGACCATTCTCCTCACACCTCAG GCGGGGTCGGAGCCAACAACTCGCCCTTGTGGCCTCAGGTAAAAATGGAGCCGCAGGATGGCGACGATGGCCAGGGCGCTggccatcatcaccaccaccaccatcaccacagcGTCCTGGGCGGAGACGTGTTCGAGGAGGGGGGGCCCATGTCCACCATGAGCGAGTCAGGAGGAGCCATGGCCCCCTCTCCTGGTGGCACGGGGTCAGACGCCAGCTACGCTTCGCATTCGCCCGACTCCCTGATGGGGACCTCGCCGGTTTTCACCCAAAGACCCAAGAAACGGGCGAAGAAGATATGA